One part of the Salinivirga cyanobacteriivorans genome encodes these proteins:
- a CDS encoding outer membrane beta-barrel protein has translation MKKTILLIITMVAFIGVNAQINIGGSVGFSVSNSESTTDGTSVDGPTNTSITLLPEVEYMLAENLSIGGQIGFSFNKTKDDANDFESSLFMFEIVPYGRMYFPLGENIELFGEGGIGFARGTEKITVGSTTNDGNTYTDFSLGVAPGLRYAISEKLKLELRAGYLGYMFSSINDNGDPETVQKYNDFGLNINLSTVAFGIKYSL, from the coding sequence ATGAAAAAAACTATTTTATTAATCATTACAATGGTGGCATTTATTGGTGTGAATGCTCAAATTAACATAGGTGGATCAGTTGGATTTTCAGTCAGTAATTCAGAGTCAACAACCGATGGAACTTCCGTTGATGGGCCTACAAATACATCTATAACCTTGTTACCAGAAGTAGAATATATGTTGGCCGAAAATCTCTCTATTGGAGGTCAGATAGGCTTCAGTTTTAATAAAACAAAAGATGATGCCAATGATTTTGAATCATCGCTATTCATGTTTGAAATAGTACCCTATGGACGTATGTATTTCCCTTTAGGTGAGAATATTGAGCTTTTTGGAGAAGGTGGAATTGGATTTGCCAGGGGAACCGAAAAAATAACTGTGGGTAGCACTACAAATGATGGTAACACCTATACCGATTTTAGTTTAGGCGTAGCACCCGGATTGCGCTATGCAATTTCTGAAAAATTAAAACTTGAACTACGGGCCGGTTACCTGGGCTACATGTTTTCAAGTATTAATGACAACGGCGACCCTGAAACCGTACAAAAATATAACGATTTTGGGCTCAACATTAACCTCTCGACCGTAGCTTTCGGAATTAAATACAGCCTGTAA
- a CDS encoding head GIN domain-containing protein: protein MRNLFVFILAVALLAQGCEFIPNGIKGNGKVTEKEIEVGDFKAVDVRKGFDLYLTKGESTAVRIEADENLIPHIQVRVEGNTLIITSRKNIWRSRSLKAYVTYTALEAINASGGSDVYSKSKIKAERFNLSISGGSDAEADIEANTLDADLSGGSDLELEYAGRELNLSASGGCDAELTLKKLKRSIINTSGGSDVSVIGECENLTLNASGGSDFNARGFKVAVADISASGAADVRINVTEEISVSASGASSVHYDGGAKIVRQDIGQVSTLRGN from the coding sequence ATGAGAAACTTATTCGTATTTATTCTGGCAGTTGCCCTGTTAGCGCAAGGATGTGAATTTATACCCAATGGTATTAAGGGTAACGGTAAAGTAACCGAAAAAGAGATTGAAGTTGGCGACTTTAAGGCCGTTGACGTCCGAAAGGGGTTCGATTTGTACCTTACAAAAGGCGAATCCACTGCGGTTAGAATAGAGGCTGACGAAAACCTAATACCCCACATACAAGTCCGGGTTGAAGGCAACACACTTATAATTACAAGTCGCAAAAATATATGGCGCTCCAGGTCACTGAAGGCTTATGTTACTTACACAGCACTTGAAGCTATTAATGCCTCCGGCGGTTCAGATGTGTATAGTAAAAGCAAAATTAAAGCGGAGCGTTTTAATTTGAGTATTTCAGGCGGGAGCGACGCAGAAGCAGATATTGAAGCAAATACTTTAGATGCTGATTTAAGCGGAGGATCAGATCTGGAGCTTGAATATGCCGGAAGAGAACTTAACCTTTCCGCTTCAGGGGGATGTGATGCAGAACTTACGCTTAAAAAGCTGAAAAGGAGTATCATAAATACTTCAGGCGGCTCTGACGTCAGTGTTATTGGTGAGTGCGAGAATCTTACGCTGAATGCTTCCGGTGGTAGCGATTTTAACGCCCGTGGGTTTAAGGTGGCTGTCGCCGATATTAGCGCAAGTGGTGCCGCAGATGTAAGAATAAATGTAACTGAAGAAATTAGTGTGTCGGCCAGCGGTGCTTCATCAGTACATTACGACGGAGGAGCAAAAATTGTGCGGCAGGATATTGGACAGGTATCTACCTTACGTGGTAATTAA
- a CDS encoding V-type ATP synthase subunit I, whose translation MIVPMYHYSFLVFHADYEHFVKNLKEIGVAHMVEHKEDPTPEIEEQYRLITDLGQKIKQLERKASEVDITGDDYKEEDGKALYRLITTIEQKKDQLSQDKTALEKEYAQVEPWGYFKLGDIRKLEKAGLHVRFLVCPGKKYKQSWENEHPLSVISDYKGFRHFVAIDEDPNKDYPSLLPKVDEVARPTDELENIERKIEENNGKIKEIEEKHNLIAVNGLEALKKYKAELEDKLSEVKVRFQTSDEAEGKVKFLEAWVPETNAPELDKWLENEEAYYIKKEGKEEDKPPILLKNNRYSRLFEPVAKLFSLPKYGELDLTPFFAPFFMMFFGFCLGDAGYGIIMLVATAIYKRKANPDFKPMLSLVQWLGFATVLFGVLTGTVFGVNLNEAPIPFLSDVRAMFLDEQQMFNLALIFGLIQILFGMILKAINQIKQKGFLYSVSTWGWFILIVSSGIFYLLDEKTPDQTLMWSLPHLIILGVAGLGIFIFNDPKRNIFINFGAGLWDAYNMITGVVGDLLSYIRLFALGLSSAILGLVFNQLAFDLSPDVIVVKQIVILIILLIGHSINIFMSGLGAFVHPLRLTFVEFYKNAGFAGGGKEYKPFKKVQY comes from the coding sequence ATGATCGTTCCAATGTATCATTATTCGTTTCTGGTTTTTCATGCCGACTATGAGCATTTTGTGAAAAACCTCAAAGAAATCGGGGTTGCCCACATGGTAGAGCATAAAGAAGATCCAACACCTGAAATTGAGGAGCAATACAGACTTATTACAGATTTAGGTCAGAAAATAAAACAGCTCGAACGTAAAGCTTCTGAAGTTGATATCACCGGCGATGATTACAAAGAAGAGGATGGAAAAGCGCTTTACCGACTCATAACTACAATTGAACAAAAAAAGGATCAATTAAGCCAGGATAAGACGGCACTTGAAAAAGAGTACGCTCAGGTGGAACCATGGGGTTACTTTAAACTTGGTGATATTCGTAAACTTGAAAAAGCCGGTTTGCATGTGCGTTTTCTCGTTTGCCCTGGAAAAAAATATAAGCAAAGTTGGGAAAATGAGCATCCTCTAAGCGTAATCTCTGATTATAAGGGATTTCGGCATTTTGTGGCAATCGATGAAGATCCAAATAAGGATTATCCTTCGCTGTTGCCCAAGGTAGATGAGGTAGCCCGACCTACCGATGAGCTGGAAAACATTGAAAGAAAAATAGAGGAAAACAATGGCAAGATAAAGGAGATTGAGGAGAAGCATAATCTGATTGCCGTTAATGGCCTTGAGGCATTAAAAAAGTACAAAGCAGAATTAGAAGATAAACTAAGCGAAGTTAAAGTGCGTTTTCAAACCAGCGATGAGGCTGAGGGAAAAGTGAAGTTTTTGGAGGCCTGGGTACCCGAAACAAATGCACCAGAACTCGACAAATGGCTTGAAAATGAAGAAGCCTATTACATTAAAAAAGAGGGTAAAGAGGAGGATAAACCACCAATTTTATTGAAAAATAATCGCTACAGCCGTTTATTTGAGCCGGTAGCCAAACTTTTTTCATTGCCAAAATATGGAGAACTCGACCTTACGCCTTTCTTTGCACCATTTTTCATGATGTTTTTCGGCTTCTGCCTGGGTGATGCCGGTTATGGTATCATTATGCTTGTGGCTACTGCCATTTATAAAAGAAAGGCCAACCCTGATTTTAAACCAATGTTGTCACTTGTACAATGGCTCGGTTTTGCAACCGTTTTATTTGGTGTGCTTACAGGTACAGTTTTCGGCGTTAACCTTAACGAGGCTCCAATTCCCTTCTTATCGGATGTGAGAGCAATGTTCCTTGATGAACAGCAAATGTTTAATCTGGCATTGATTTTTGGTCTCATTCAAATTTTGTTTGGAATGATTCTCAAAGCGATAAACCAAATTAAGCAGAAAGGCTTTCTTTATTCGGTTTCGACCTGGGGCTGGTTTATTTTGATTGTTTCTTCAGGTATTTTTTATTTGCTTGACGAAAAAACACCCGACCAAACATTGATGTGGAGCCTGCCACACCTTATTATTTTAGGTGTTGCCGGTTTGGGGATTTTCATTTTCAATGATCCCAAACGCAATATATTCATCAATTTTGGAGCCGGATTATGGGATGCCTACAACATGATTACAGGTGTGGTTGGCGACTTGCTCTCATACATCAGGTTATTTGCCCTTGGCCTGTCAAGTGCTATTTTAGGTCTCGTATTTAACCAATTGGCTTTTGATCTGAGCCCTGATGTTATTGTGGTAAAACAGATTGTAATCCTTATTATCCTGTTAATTGGCCACTCCATTAACATCTTTATGTCAGGTTTGGGCGCTTTTGTGCATCCCTTGCGACTGACTTTTGTAGAGTTTTATAAAAACGCCGGTTTCGCCGGTGGCGGTAAAGAGTATAAACCATTTAAGAAAGTACAATATTAA
- the tsaD gene encoding tRNA (adenosine(37)-N6)-threonylcarbamoyltransferase complex transferase subunit TsaD has translation MSKVRILGIESSCDDTSAAVIEDGVIKSNIVASQAVHEKYGGVVPELASRAHQQHIVPVVDTAIKEAGMKPEDISAVAFTRGPGLLGSLLVGTSFAKGFALSMNIPMVEVNHLQAHVLAHFIKADEHDHNQPRFPFLCLLVSGGHSQLVLVHDYLNMEIIGTTIDDAAGEAFDKCAKIMDLGYPGGPVIDKLAKQGNADAFKFNKPKIDNLDYSFSGLKTSFLYFLRDRMKENPEFINQNKLDLSASIQRTIIEILMDKFHKAVQQTGVKEVAVAGGVSANSGLRIALEQYAKEEQLGLFVPKFSYTTDNAAMIAITGYYKYHQKLFAPQDITPQARMGL, from the coding sequence ATGAGTAAGGTTAGAATTTTAGGAATTGAATCCTCGTGTGACGATACAAGTGCGGCTGTTATAGAAGATGGTGTAATTAAGTCAAATATTGTAGCCTCACAAGCTGTGCATGAGAAATATGGTGGCGTGGTTCCGGAGCTGGCAAGTCGTGCGCATCAGCAGCACATCGTTCCGGTTGTCGATACTGCAATCAAAGAAGCAGGAATGAAACCCGAAGATATTTCAGCTGTGGCATTTACACGGGGCCCCGGCCTTTTAGGTTCCTTACTCGTAGGAACATCATTTGCGAAAGGCTTTGCCTTATCAATGAATATTCCAATGGTGGAAGTAAATCATCTTCAGGCTCATGTGTTGGCGCATTTTATTAAGGCCGATGAGCACGACCACAATCAGCCCCGGTTTCCGTTTTTATGTTTGCTCGTGTCAGGTGGGCACAGTCAGTTGGTGCTTGTACACGATTATTTGAATATGGAGATTATTGGCACCACCATTGATGATGCTGCTGGTGAGGCTTTTGATAAATGTGCTAAAATTATGGATTTGGGCTATCCCGGCGGACCGGTTATCGATAAGCTTGCTAAACAAGGTAATGCTGATGCATTTAAATTTAATAAACCTAAAATTGACAACCTCGATTACAGTTTTAGCGGACTTAAAACCTCATTTCTTTATTTCTTACGGGATCGCATGAAAGAGAATCCTGAGTTTATTAATCAAAATAAGCTCGATCTTTCTGCTTCAATTCAACGTACAATTATTGAAATATTGATGGATAAATTTCATAAAGCAGTTCAACAAACCGGAGTGAAAGAGGTTGCTGTGGCCGGTGGGGTGAGCGCCAATAGCGGATTGCGCATTGCGCTGGAGCAATATGCTAAAGAAGAACAACTCGGACTATTTGTACCTAAGTTTAGCTACACCACAGATAATGCAGCAATGATTGCCATTACCGGGTATTACAAATATCATCAGAAACTCTTCGCTCCCCAGGATATTACCCCTCAGGCCAGAATGGGTTTATAG
- a CDS encoding V-type ATP synthase subunit D, protein MAIKFQYNKTSQQALKKQLAIRERALPTLKNKESALRVEVKKAKKKAEELDEKVNEKRKELDDMMRLWGEFDHDLVRIKDVQLASKKIAGVLTPVLENIEFEVSDYNMFEAPGWFPQGISILEQIANIAIEREVFIRKMELLDFARKKTTQKVNLYEKVQIPGYQDAIRKIKRFLEDEENLSKAAQKIVKNRQQKAEVQS, encoded by the coding sequence GTGGCTATAAAATTTCAATACAATAAAACATCACAACAGGCGCTGAAAAAGCAACTTGCTATTCGCGAAAGAGCCCTGCCTACACTTAAAAATAAGGAGTCGGCACTGCGGGTTGAGGTAAAAAAGGCCAAGAAAAAAGCAGAGGAGCTCGATGAAAAAGTGAATGAAAAGCGCAAGGAGCTTGATGATATGATGCGTTTGTGGGGTGAATTCGACCACGATCTGGTTCGAATTAAAGATGTACAGCTCGCTTCGAAAAAAATTGCAGGCGTATTGACACCTGTGCTTGAAAATATTGAGTTTGAAGTGAGTGATTATAACATGTTTGAGGCTCCCGGATGGTTTCCGCAAGGTATCAGCATTCTGGAACAAATTGCCAATATAGCGATAGAACGCGAGGTCTTTATACGTAAAATGGAATTGCTTGATTTTGCCAGAAAAAAGACAACGCAGAAGGTAAACCTCTACGAAAAAGTGCAGATTCCGGGCTACCAGGATGCCATACGAAAAATTAAGCGTTTTCTCGAAGATGAGGAGAACCTCTCTAAAGCAGCCCAAAAAATTGTTAAAAACAGACAACAGAAAGCGGAGGTGCAATCATGA
- a CDS encoding ATP synthase subunit K has protein sequence MTPIILAYIGIGLMIALAGIGSAYGVSFGGNASIGAMKKNSEAFGNYVVLSALPGTQGLYGFMGYFIISGTGVLTEAITWTQASAVFGAGIALGFVGLLSGIRQGQVCANGIEGIGSGHEVFGSTLILAVFPELYAILAFAATFIISGTL, from the coding sequence ATGACACCAATTATTTTAGCTTATATCGGCATTGGACTTATGATTGCACTTGCCGGCATCGGAAGTGCTTACGGAGTATCTTTTGGTGGAAACGCTTCTATTGGAGCAATGAAGAAAAACAGCGAAGCATTCGGTAATTACGTTGTTTTGAGTGCACTTCCCGGAACTCAGGGACTATACGGATTTATGGGGTATTTTATTATCTCAGGAACAGGTGTACTTACCGAAGCCATTACCTGGACTCAGGCCTCGGCTGTATTTGGAGCAGGTATAGCATTGGGATTTGTTGGCTTATTGTCAGGAATTCGCCAGGGACAGGTTTGCGCTAATGGTATTGAAGGTATTGGATCTGGTCACGAAGTATTTGGTAGTACACTAATCTTAGCAGTGTTCCCGGAGCTTTATGCGATCCTCGCTTTTGCTGCTACTTTTATTATTAGCGGTACATTGTAA
- a CDS encoding porin family protein, translating into MKKLSVLFAIVLAFTMASQAQVSFGVKGGLNLANIYGSDAEDNGMKIGYQIGGVANLELTDAFSVQPSLLLSNKGATDTETDMVMSLNYLEIPINAVYSFGEIQVFAGPYVGVGLFGKVKPDEGDDIDIEFTQDVTEATEDYPVTMLDIGLNFGAGYKVMDNLQVQAGYGLGFTNLVPKFDGEDPEVEIKNSVIQVTVSYFLR; encoded by the coding sequence ATGAAAAAATTATCAGTACTTTTTGCAATCGTGTTGGCCTTTACAATGGCTTCACAAGCACAGGTATCTTTCGGAGTAAAAGGTGGTTTAAACCTTGCTAATATTTATGGTTCAGATGCTGAAGACAATGGAATGAAAATTGGCTACCAAATCGGTGGTGTAGCAAATCTTGAACTAACTGATGCATTCTCAGTTCAGCCATCTTTACTTCTTTCAAATAAAGGAGCTACGGACACTGAGACTGATATGGTAATGAGCTTAAATTATCTTGAGATACCAATTAATGCAGTTTACTCTTTTGGTGAAATACAGGTGTTTGCAGGACCATATGTTGGAGTAGGATTATTTGGTAAAGTAAAACCGGACGAAGGAGATGATATTGATATTGAATTTACTCAGGATGTTACTGAGGCTACTGAAGATTATCCAGTAACAATGTTGGATATTGGATTAAACTTTGGTGCTGGTTATAAGGTTATGGATAACCTTCAGGTTCAGGCAGGGTATGGACTTGGTTTCACTAATCTTGTTCCTAAATTTGATGGAGAAGATCCAGAAGTAGAAATCAAAAATTCTGTTATACAGGTAACAGTTTCTTATTTCCTAAGATAA